In one window of Phycisphaerales bacterium DNA:
- a CDS encoding 6-carboxytetrahydropterin synthase, translating into MFEITAEASFNAQHAILIRGDREPVHGHDWVVRATIAGPALDREGLLCDFHAVESALRGITDPWNHDDLNHSEAFRGRKLEPTAENVAMVVAVELARALKGILPEGARVARVSVTEAPRCVATYLLPRED; encoded by the coding sequence ATGTTCGAGATTACCGCCGAGGCCAGCTTCAACGCCCAGCACGCCATCCTCATCCGCGGCGACCGCGAGCCCGTGCACGGGCACGACTGGGTCGTCCGGGCCACCATCGCCGGGCCAGCCTTGGATCGGGAAGGCCTGCTGTGCGACTTCCACGCCGTGGAGTCGGCCCTCAGGGGCATCACCGACCCGTGGAACCACGACGACCTGAACCACAGCGAGGCCTTCCGCGGCCGCAAGCTCGAGCCCACCGCCGAGAACGTGGCCATGGTGGTGGCCGTCGAGCTGGCCCGGGCCCTGAAGGGCATCCTGCCCGAGGGCGCCCGCGTGGCCCGCGTGTCGGTGACCGAGGCCCCCCGCTGCGTGGCGACGTACCTTCTTCCCCGAGAAGACTGA
- the ppk1 gene encoding polyphosphate kinase 1 — MTQHDAQAMDRPQAHGRAAGADVPEPGPEALFNRDLSWLAFNQRVLELSEDEATPLLERVKFLGIFASNLDEFFMKRVGLIRRQVDAGIEAPSPDGLTPRQQLDAVREKVQALQARQADCWERAILPALEAEGVSLVGYDDLEDAERARLDRWFEEEVFPILTPLSIDPGHRFPFISNLSENLGILLSGDGGMPGHAEPGLGRFCRLKIPDGVTRLVRCDDPMGQGEPAAALAAAGRLRFTPLEQVMRANLGMLFPGVSVLAINAFRVTRSASVEVEDEAGDLLESVQEELRRRRFARPVRMEMAEQPHEELSGFFATSLGLQDGDIYVRRGPLEYGDLMELAALDLPHLKDKPWKPLTPPRLLGVDVRSGRGDIFQAIRERDIIAHHPYESFDDSVRAFVSAASRDPDVVAIKQTIYRTSRDSPFVRSLVRAAENGKQVACMVELRARFDEHRNVSFARRLEHAGVHVAYGIVGLKTHAKCSLVVRRERDGLRAYAHMGTGNYHPRTAQLYSDLSLLTCDPRITGEVLELFNAMTGYSLKGDYDHLLVAPTTMRPAFEAMIDDEIEHARAGRPARIFAKLNSMEDRKMTARLYEASQAGVQVDLCVRGFCCLKPGVPGLSENIRVVSVVGRFLEHSRIFHFSNGHSDPLKGRWYIGSADWMYRNLNNRLEAVCPIYDHAARHRLHEVMRANLEDHAQAWDLRSDGTYVRRERTGRGTFSTLMRMTQKAHAAALADAGEREG, encoded by the coding sequence ATGACCCAGCACGATGCACAGGCGATGGACCGCCCGCAGGCCCACGGCAGGGCCGCCGGGGCCGATGTGCCCGAGCCGGGGCCCGAAGCGCTGTTCAACCGCGACCTCTCGTGGCTGGCCTTCAACCAGCGCGTGCTCGAGCTCTCGGAGGACGAGGCGACGCCGCTGCTGGAGCGCGTGAAGTTCCTGGGGATCTTCGCGAGCAATCTTGACGAGTTCTTCATGAAGCGCGTCGGGCTCATCCGCCGCCAGGTCGACGCGGGCATCGAAGCCCCCTCGCCCGACGGGCTGACCCCCCGCCAGCAGCTCGACGCCGTGCGCGAGAAGGTCCAGGCGCTCCAGGCCCGCCAGGCCGACTGCTGGGAGCGGGCCATCCTGCCCGCGCTCGAGGCCGAGGGCGTATCGCTCGTGGGGTACGACGACCTCGAAGACGCCGAGCGGGCCCGGCTCGATCGCTGGTTCGAGGAAGAGGTCTTCCCGATCTTGACGCCGCTGTCGATCGATCCCGGCCACCGCTTCCCGTTCATCAGCAACCTGAGCGAGAACCTGGGCATCCTGCTCAGCGGCGACGGCGGCATGCCAGGCCACGCCGAGCCCGGCCTGGGGCGTTTCTGCCGGCTGAAGATTCCCGACGGGGTGACGCGGCTGGTGCGGTGCGACGATCCGATGGGCCAGGGTGAGCCCGCCGCCGCGCTGGCCGCCGCGGGCCGGCTGCGGTTCACGCCCCTCGAGCAGGTCATGCGCGCCAACCTGGGCATGCTCTTTCCCGGCGTCTCGGTGCTGGCCATCAACGCCTTCCGCGTCACGCGGTCGGCCAGCGTCGAGGTCGAGGACGAGGCCGGCGACCTGCTCGAGAGCGTGCAGGAAGAGCTCCGCCGCCGCCGCTTCGCCCGGCCCGTGCGCATGGAGATGGCCGAGCAGCCCCACGAGGAGCTGTCGGGCTTCTTCGCCACCAGCCTGGGATTGCAGGACGGGGACATCTACGTCCGCCGAGGGCCGCTGGAGTACGGCGACCTGATGGAACTGGCGGCCCTCGACCTGCCGCACCTGAAGGACAAGCCCTGGAAGCCGCTGACCCCGCCCAGGCTGTTGGGCGTGGACGTGCGCAGCGGGCGCGGCGACATCTTCCAGGCCATCCGCGAGCGCGACATCATCGCGCACCATCCCTACGAGAGCTTCGACGATTCGGTGCGGGCCTTCGTGAGCGCGGCATCGCGCGACCCCGACGTGGTCGCCATCAAGCAGACGATCTACCGGACCAGCCGCGACTCGCCCTTCGTGCGTTCGCTCGTGCGCGCGGCCGAGAACGGCAAGCAGGTGGCGTGCATGGTGGAGCTGCGCGCCCGCTTCGACGAGCACCGCAACGTGTCCTTCGCGCGGCGGCTCGAGCACGCGGGCGTGCACGTGGCCTATGGCATCGTCGGGCTCAAGACCCACGCCAAGTGCTCGCTCGTGGTGCGTCGCGAGCGGGACGGCCTGCGCGCCTACGCCCACATGGGGACGGGCAACTACCACCCGCGAACGGCGCAGCTCTATAGCGACCTGTCATTGCTCACCTGCGATCCGCGCATTACCGGCGAGGTCCTCGAACTGTTCAACGCCATGACCGGGTATTCGCTCAAGGGCGATTACGACCACCTGCTCGTGGCGCCCACGACGATGCGACCGGCCTTCGAGGCGATGATCGACGACGAGATCGAGCATGCGCGGGCGGGCCGGCCGGCACGCATCTTCGCCAAGCTCAACTCCATGGAAGACCGCAAGATGACCGCGCGCCTGTACGAGGCCAGCCAGGCCGGTGTGCAGGTCGACCTGTGCGTCCGGGGCTTCTGCTGCCTGAAGCCGGGCGTGCCCGGCCTGAGCGAGAACATCCGCGTGGTGTCGGTCGTCGGCCGATTCCTGGAGCACTCACGCATCTTCCACTTTTCGAACGGACACAGTGATCCGCTCAAGGGCCGCTGGTACATCGGCAGCGCCGATTGGATGTATCGCAACCTCAACAACCGCCTTGAGGCGGTGTGTCCCATCTACGACCACGCGGCCAGGCACCGGCTGCACGAGGTCATGCGGGCCAACCTGGAAGACCATGCCCAGGCGTGGGACCTTCGGTCCGACGGAACATACGTGCGCCGCGAACGTACGGGTCGCGGCACGTTCTCGACGCTCATGCGCATGACCCAGAAGGCGCACGCCGCAGCACTTGCCGACGCGGGTGAGCGAGAGGGCTGA
- a CDS encoding N-acetylneuraminate synthase family protein, with protein sequence MRIGQRSIDIDQPPYVIAELGVNHDGSADTLTDLVRAAHRAGAEAIKLQLFTAGDLLAGAATLAEYQKEAGERDPREMLRRLELPLDVARRAIDLAHDLGMHAIATVFDLPLLPIANELPLDAYKTASPDLVHRPLLEALVDTRRPLIVSTGAASRDEVQRAVGWLAPARDRLAVLQCVSSYPTPPEYASVAAVADLADVFSGPVGYSDHTTLVDTGALAVTRGARVLEKHLTLDQKLPGPDHAASIEPEQFAEYVRLCRAAHEGDWQADPNDERLGPPTKFLLPIEADVRQVARRSIVAARDLPAGHVLTMEDFAFKRPGGGLEPWQADLLLGRPIEFDVPADRAIMPEDVID encoded by the coding sequence GTGCGTATCGGTCAACGCTCCATCGACATCGATCAGCCGCCCTACGTGATTGCCGAACTGGGCGTGAACCACGATGGCTCGGCCGACACGCTCACGGACCTGGTACGAGCGGCGCACCGGGCAGGCGCCGAAGCGATCAAGCTCCAGCTATTTACTGCAGGTGATCTGCTCGCCGGGGCGGCAACGCTTGCCGAGTACCAGAAGGAGGCCGGCGAACGGGATCCACGCGAGATGCTGCGCCGGCTGGAATTACCCCTGGACGTCGCCCGGCGTGCGATCGACTTGGCGCACGACCTGGGCATGCACGCCATTGCCACCGTCTTCGATCTGCCGCTGCTGCCTATCGCCAACGAGTTGCCGCTCGATGCGTACAAGACGGCCTCGCCCGACCTCGTGCACCGCCCCTTGCTCGAAGCCCTGGTGGACACGAGGCGGCCGCTGATCGTCAGCACCGGCGCCGCCTCGAGGGACGAAGTCCAACGGGCAGTCGGCTGGCTGGCGCCGGCGCGCGATCGACTCGCGGTGCTCCAGTGCGTCAGCAGCTATCCCACGCCACCCGAGTACGCATCGGTTGCCGCGGTGGCCGATCTCGCAGACGTATTCTCGGGACCGGTTGGCTACAGCGATCACACCACGCTCGTCGACACGGGCGCGCTCGCGGTGACGCGCGGGGCTCGCGTGCTCGAAAAGCACCTGACGCTCGACCAAAAGCTGCCCGGGCCGGACCACGCCGCCTCCATCGAGCCCGAGCAGTTCGCCGAGTACGTGCGGCTCTGCCGTGCAGCGCACGAGGGCGATTGGCAGGCCGACCCGAACGACGAGCGGCTCGGGCCACCAACCAAGTTCCTGCTGCCCATCGAGGCCGATGTTCGCCAGGTTGCGCGGCGGAGCATCGTGGCCGCCCGCGATTTGCCCGCAGGCCATGTGCTCACGATGGAAGACTTCGCGTTCAAGCGGCCCGGCGGCGGGCTCGAGCCTTGGCAGGCCGATCTACTGCTGGGGCGACCCATCGAGTTCGACGTTCCGGCCGATCGCGCGATCATGCCGGAGGACGTAATCGACTGA
- a CDS encoding O-antigen ligase family protein has protein sequence MTLDRLVLGFFSKSFARDAIERAQGGPRWLWWLHLLGALAWTVCVCGRTTYVEVGGALLWLMTLVRLPWVWRAVVMGLAHPLFLAIVVWTAWRAISLLWSPDVEAGVDRIDKIRFIWNIPFLLPLAPMVGTLVVGLVCGFFVYNLSQLSHGLSRAGMDWLPQWDRMPNRNAGWNEPVAGGTNLCAALGLHLAALLHGRRGWAVLGGVGTVITLVALLATGTRGAWIAAAGLVALACIVGVRKIPWTARRVAVACVVGLVLIGAGGVVGWKVAAPRATEAYQELEQVFEQQDFSSYTGTRLLLMWWAVQAFSDSPIGGTGEGGYETWVLENLARRGIDPADRTHTGPHPHNTLLQPLANTGIVGLMLYVMVLLLMTRIAWTCRLHEHPYAAGVPWALLGLFAACMFEVMHMNTHVLAMWMLLMGLAVAGSVDYVLRHDRAIGRNVELDGSPQQ, from the coding sequence ATGACTCTCGATCGCCTGGTGCTGGGCTTCTTCTCAAAGTCGTTCGCCCGCGACGCCATCGAGCGAGCACAGGGCGGCCCGCGTTGGCTGTGGTGGCTGCACCTGCTGGGAGCCTTGGCCTGGACGGTGTGCGTTTGCGGTCGGACGACGTACGTCGAGGTGGGTGGCGCGCTGCTCTGGCTCATGACCCTGGTGCGGCTGCCCTGGGTATGGCGGGCGGTGGTGATGGGCCTGGCGCACCCCCTGTTCCTGGCCATCGTTGTCTGGACCGCGTGGCGAGCCATCTCGCTGCTTTGGTCGCCCGACGTCGAAGCCGGCGTGGACCGCATCGACAAGATCAGATTCATCTGGAACATCCCATTCCTTCTGCCGCTCGCGCCGATGGTGGGCACGCTGGTAGTCGGGCTGGTGTGCGGGTTCTTCGTCTACAACCTGTCTCAACTCAGCCACGGCCTGAGCCGCGCAGGCATGGACTGGCTGCCCCAGTGGGATCGCATGCCCAACCGCAACGCGGGCTGGAATGAGCCGGTGGCGGGGGGGACCAACCTGTGCGCCGCGCTGGGCTTGCACCTGGCCGCCCTCTTGCACGGCCGGCGGGGATGGGCTGTTCTTGGGGGCGTCGGCACCGTCATCACGCTCGTGGCGCTCCTGGCCACGGGCACGCGCGGCGCCTGGATTGCCGCGGCCGGTCTCGTCGCGCTGGCCTGCATCGTGGGCGTCCGCAAGATTCCGTGGACGGCCCGTCGGGTCGCCGTCGCGTGCGTCGTCGGCTTGGTGCTCATTGGTGCTGGCGGTGTAGTTGGGTGGAAGGTCGCGGCGCCTCGCGCGACCGAAGCGTACCAGGAACTCGAACAGGTGTTCGAGCAACAGGACTTCTCGTCGTACACCGGCACACGACTCTTGCTCATGTGGTGGGCCGTCCAGGCCTTTTCCGACAGTCCCATCGGCGGCACGGGCGAGGGGGGCTATGAGACTTGGGTGCTGGAAAACCTCGCCCGACGCGGCATCGACCCGGCCGATCGCACGCACACCGGTCCGCATCCGCACAACACGCTTCTTCAGCCGCTGGCCAATACCGGCATCGTCGGCTTGATGCTCTACGTCATGGTGCTGCTGCTGATGACTCGCATCGCGTGGACTTGCCGCCTGCACGAGCATCCGTACGCCGCCGGCGTGCCGTGGGCGTTGTTGGGCCTGTTTGCCGCGTGCATGTTCGAGGTCATGCACATGAACACGCACGTGCTGGCGATGTGGATGTTGCTGATGGGCCTGGCGGTGGCCGGGTCAGTCGATTACGTCCTCCGGCATGATCGCGCGATCGGCCGGAACGTCGAACTCGATGGGTCGCCCCAGCAGTAG
- a CDS encoding DUF4139 domain-containing protein has product MPAARRAPTSCLSLALVAGLALPALAVQDEAQELPITAVTLYRSGVGSFERVGQINGDANLYLRVDQGQLNDLLKSLVVLDGGGGTVGAISYGSREPIERRLASFGVNLADNPSMAELLSRLRGARVKVATADSTATGTITSVETVQRAEGDKAVQTYAVTIFTGAGIKRIDLDNIINLEFLDEQLKNDIERALDILAQERDENIRTVEVSSTGQGERQMLVSYVHEMPVWKPAYRLVLNQRNEPILQAWAIVENTTEEDWRRIDLSLVASQPVGFTMDLQTPLFVRRPDVPVPGGMLAQPKVYSGGQSPFQDAGEPDDRRMRALSRQAPAAETASRSAGSRMLELSDSEAFFASASSMAAAVQVGESVVLRIENPISLDRQQSAMIPVLTEQVEARKISIYTPSQGNQPMLGVELTNTTSAPLISGPVAVYDGAYAGDAMVGFVPMNAERMLAYAVDMELKAQQAQSSSSSRATYRIVNGYLQSSHVRTMTNTYTLRNEAGKERTVVIEHQPMGGWDLVEPTNGARSDDGMVRFERTVDAGKELELKVVERRTESSRYGLIDADLPNLIEQINRGAEASDDVIAALRQGASMNRKVADLESQLERINQQIRSIQEDQGRIRQNMQAIDKTTDLYRRYLETLTNQEDRLAELSTQAEQTRNAIEQAEADRRKYFEGLSVR; this is encoded by the coding sequence ATGCCAGCCGCTCGCCGCGCCCCCACGTCGTGTCTCAGCCTCGCCCTCGTTGCCGGCCTTGCGCTTCCGGCTCTGGCCGTTCAAGACGAAGCCCAGGAACTACCCATCACCGCCGTCACCCTCTACCGCTCGGGCGTGGGCAGCTTCGAACGCGTGGGCCAGATCAACGGCGACGCGAACCTCTACCTCCGCGTCGACCAGGGCCAGCTCAACGACCTGCTCAAGAGCCTGGTCGTGCTCGACGGTGGCGGCGGCACGGTAGGGGCCATCAGCTACGGCTCGCGCGAGCCGATCGAGCGGCGGCTGGCCAGCTTCGGCGTGAACCTGGCCGACAACCCCTCCATGGCCGAGTTACTCAGCCGCCTCCGCGGGGCGCGGGTGAAGGTCGCCACCGCGGACAGCACCGCCACCGGCACGATCACCAGCGTCGAGACCGTGCAGCGGGCCGAGGGCGACAAGGCCGTGCAGACCTACGCCGTCACGATCTTCACCGGCGCGGGCATCAAGCGGATCGACCTGGACAACATCATCAACCTCGAATTCCTCGACGAGCAGCTTAAGAACGACATCGAGCGAGCCCTGGACATCCTCGCGCAGGAGCGCGACGAGAACATCCGCACGGTCGAGGTTTCGAGCACCGGTCAGGGCGAGCGTCAGATGCTCGTGAGCTATGTGCACGAGATGCCCGTGTGGAAGCCCGCCTACCGCCTCGTGCTCAACCAACGCAATGAGCCGATCCTCCAGGCCTGGGCCATCGTCGAGAACACGACCGAAGAGGACTGGCGGCGGATCGACCTCTCGCTCGTCGCCAGCCAGCCGGTGGGCTTCACGATGGACTTGCAGACGCCACTCTTCGTGCGGCGGCCCGACGTGCCGGTGCCCGGGGGCATGCTCGCCCAACCCAAGGTCTACTCGGGAGGGCAGTCGCCCTTCCAGGACGCCGGCGAGCCCGACGACAGGCGAATGCGCGCACTCTCACGACAGGCGCCGGCAGCAGAAACGGCTTCGCGGAGCGCCGGCAGTCGGATGCTGGAACTTTCGGATTCCGAAGCATTCTTCGCATCTGCCTCCAGCATGGCCGCTGCCGTCCAGGTGGGCGAGTCGGTCGTCCTGCGCATCGAGAATCCCATCAGCCTCGACCGCCAGCAGAGCGCGATGATTCCGGTGCTCACCGAGCAGGTCGAGGCACGCAAGATCAGCATCTACACGCCCAGCCAGGGCAACCAGCCCATGCTGGGCGTCGAGCTCACCAACACCACCAGCGCCCCGCTCATCAGCGGGCCCGTCGCGGTCTACGACGGCGCCTACGCCGGCGACGCCATGGTGGGCTTCGTGCCCATGAACGCCGAGCGCATGCTCGCCTATGCCGTCGACATGGAGCTCAAGGCCCAGCAAGCCCAGAGCTCCAGCAGTTCGCGTGCGACGTACCGCATCGTCAACGGCTACCTGCAATCGAGCCATGTTCGCACCATGACCAACACCTACACCCTGCGCAACGAGGCGGGCAAGGAACGCACTGTCGTCATCGAACACCAGCCAATGGGCGGCTGGGACCTGGTCGAGCCGACCAACGGCGCCAGGAGCGATGATGGCATGGTCCGCTTCGAGCGAACCGTCGACGCGGGCAAGGAACTGGAACTCAAGGTCGTCGAGCGGCGCACCGAGTCGAGCCGCTACGGCCTCATCGACGCCGACCTGCCCAACCTGATCGAGCAGATCAATCGTGGCGCCGAGGCGAGCGACGACGTGATTGCCGCGCTTCGTCAAGGCGCCAGCATGAATCGCAAGGTGGCCGACCTCGAGAGCCAGCTCGAGCGGATCAACCAGCAGATCCGGTCGATCCAAGAAGATCAGGGCCGGATTCGCCAGAACATGCAGGCCATCGACAAGACAACCGACCTGTACCGCCGCTACCTCGAGACCCTGACCAACCAGGAAGACCGGCTTGCCGAGCTGAGCACCCAGGCCGAGCAGACGCGCAATGCCATTGAGCAGGCCGAAGCCGATCGTCGCAAGTACTTCGAGGGCCTGAGCGTTCGGTAA
- a CDS encoding FAD-linked oxidase C-terminal domain-containing protein, translating into MPSISLPQVSSANGALPANILADLHNAIEGEVRHAYHERMLYATDASSYQVEPLGVVIPANAADVVKAARVASDHGLPMLPRGGGTSLAGQCVNRALVIDTSARMTAIKTVDAQARRCTVEPGITIDDLNTAIAETGLFFAPDPSTARQANVGGSIGNNAAGSRSVLYGRMVENVEAIEACLADGTVVRFEAGSRDPVARRIGSRVIDVVRDHRDLIRDRYPKTLRRNAGYALDVVLADIERAEREGVDPLDVVNLAKLLCGSEGTLAMTLSADLVLHRLPKAKGLLLLGFNDLDAAIEAVQPLLETKPSAVELVDDVIIDLALANRTHRASAEAMPMPDTGTLRGVLYVEYFAQSIDDLCERLDEGRRVASESDPSVGIERIEDPRAMAAAWALRKAGEPLVHGIVSNRKPVTFVEDNAVPVERLGEFVRRFRAIVEEHGTFASFYAHASVGVLHVRPMLDPRDPQDEAKLHSISVAIADLAKELGGVMSGEHGDGRVRGPLLERFYGPELMAAFAEVKAAFDPKGLLNPGNIVGAPTAIETITQHTRIRPNGQNVDVPPVATYFDYEDQHGFRGAVEMCNGAGVCRKKSGGVMCPSYMATLDERHSTRGRGNALRLATTGQLPSGENDPWNDPGTIETLNLCLSCKACKSECPSNVDIARLKAEYTAQRFASKGRPTLQAAVFGHVRTLNRLGSLTPGLANAVNQTSLAKWAAGKLLNLDERRSLPRFARSLTGQWKRAGLGGHDDRPTVLVFGDCFTMYNEPGIGLAAGRVLGAFGYNPVLVDVGCCGRSMISTGLLDDAVRTITATYATLVGIDASAPIIVLEPSCLSAITDDWVQLKSSIPLAERKALATRTHALESFLEDRWDEHPTRPEITGSPEVYLHGHCHEKALRGIGNATSLLERFATVHTADVTCCGMAGSFGFTRDRYDLSMKIGELGALPNAREAHEAGQAVLASGTSCRHQMHDGANLKAMHPAEWLDRIIGSE; encoded by the coding sequence ATGCCTTCCATCAGCCTGCCACAAGTCTCCTCCGCCAACGGCGCCCTGCCAGCGAACATCCTGGCCGACCTACACAACGCCATAGAGGGCGAGGTCCGCCATGCCTACCACGAACGGATGCTGTACGCGACCGACGCGTCGAGCTACCAGGTCGAGCCCCTGGGCGTGGTCATCCCCGCGAACGCAGCCGATGTGGTGAAAGCGGCCCGGGTGGCCAGCGACCACGGCCTGCCCATGCTGCCCCGCGGCGGGGGCACGAGCCTGGCAGGCCAGTGCGTCAACCGGGCGTTGGTCATCGACACGAGCGCCCGGATGACGGCGATCAAGACGGTGGACGCGCAAGCCCGGCGATGCACCGTGGAGCCGGGCATCACGATCGATGATTTGAACACGGCCATTGCTGAAACGGGGCTCTTTTTCGCTCCGGACCCGTCCACGGCCCGCCAGGCCAACGTGGGCGGCAGCATCGGCAACAACGCCGCGGGCTCGCGATCGGTGCTGTATGGGCGGATGGTCGAGAACGTCGAGGCGATCGAGGCATGCCTGGCCGACGGCACGGTCGTGCGATTCGAGGCCGGCTCGCGTGACCCGGTTGCCAGGCGCATCGGCTCACGCGTGATTGATGTCGTGAGAGACCATCGCGATCTGATCCGCGATCGATATCCGAAGACCCTGCGGCGAAACGCTGGCTACGCGCTCGATGTGGTGCTCGCTGACATCGAGCGGGCCGAGCGCGAGGGCGTGGATCCGCTGGACGTGGTCAACCTCGCCAAGCTGCTCTGCGGCAGCGAGGGCACGCTGGCGATGACGCTCAGCGCCGATCTGGTGCTGCACCGGCTGCCCAAGGCCAAGGGCCTGCTGCTGCTCGGGTTCAATGACCTCGACGCTGCGATCGAGGCGGTCCAGCCATTGCTGGAGACCAAGCCATCGGCCGTCGAATTGGTCGACGACGTCATCATCGACCTGGCCCTTGCGAACCGAACGCACCGCGCATCGGCCGAGGCGATGCCGATGCCCGACACCGGCACGCTGCGGGGCGTGCTCTACGTCGAGTACTTCGCCCAATCAATCGATGATCTCTGCGAGCGGCTCGATGAGGGCCGGCGAGTCGCAAGCGAGAGCGATCCGAGCGTCGGCATCGAGCGCATCGAGGATCCGCGGGCCATGGCCGCTGCCTGGGCATTGCGCAAGGCGGGCGAGCCGCTCGTGCACGGCATCGTCAGCAATCGCAAGCCCGTGACCTTCGTCGAGGACAATGCCGTGCCGGTCGAGCGGCTGGGCGAGTTCGTTCGGCGGTTCCGGGCCATCGTCGAGGAGCACGGCACGTTCGCATCGTTCTATGCTCACGCGTCGGTGGGCGTGCTGCACGTGCGGCCCATGCTCGATCCACGCGATCCGCAGGACGAAGCGAAGCTGCACTCGATCTCCGTTGCGATCGCCGACCTGGCGAAGGAACTGGGCGGCGTGATGAGCGGCGAGCACGGCGACGGGCGCGTTCGCGGGCCATTGCTGGAGCGTTTCTACGGGCCGGAATTGATGGCGGCGTTCGCAGAGGTCAAGGCGGCGTTCGACCCGAAGGGGTTGCTGAACCCGGGCAACATCGTGGGCGCCCCCACGGCCATCGAGACGATCACGCAGCACACGCGCATCCGCCCCAACGGCCAGAACGTAGACGTCCCGCCCGTTGCGACGTACTTTGACTATGAAGATCAGCATGGTTTCCGCGGCGCGGTCGAGATGTGCAACGGCGCGGGCGTTTGCCGCAAGAAGAGCGGCGGCGTCATGTGCCCAAGCTACATGGCAACCTTGGACGAACGGCACAGCACCCGGGGCCGAGGCAATGCCTTGCGCCTGGCAACCACGGGACAACTGCCATCGGGCGAAAACGACCCATGGAACGACCCGGGCACGATCGAGACGCTCAATCTCTGCCTGAGCTGCAAGGCGTGCAAGAGCGAGTGCCCAAGCAACGTCGATATCGCACGGTTGAAGGCAGAGTACACGGCCCAGCGCTTTGCCAGCAAGGGCAGGCCCACGCTGCAGGCGGCGGTGTTCGGGCACGTACGGACGTTGAATCGGCTGGGATCGCTGACGCCTGGCCTTGCCAATGCGGTGAACCAGACCAGTCTCGCCAAGTGGGCGGCCGGGAAGCTGCTGAACCTGGACGAGCGGCGGAGCCTGCCCCGCTTCGCGCGATCGCTTACGGGACAGTGGAAGCGTGCGGGGCTCGGCGGGCACGACGACCGCCCGACGGTGCTCGTCTTCGGTGATTGCTTTACGATGTACAACGAGCCTGGGATCGGACTCGCGGCGGGTCGCGTGCTCGGGGCCTTCGGCTACAACCCGGTGCTGGTTGACGTGGGTTGCTGCGGACGCTCGATGATCTCGACCGGCCTGCTCGACGATGCGGTCCGCACGATCACCGCGACCTACGCGACGCTGGTGGGCATCGACGCGAGTGCGCCCATCATCGTGTTGGAGCCAAGCTGCCTCTCGGCGATCACCGACGACTGGGTGCAGCTCAAGAGCTCCATTCCGCTGGCCGAGCGCAAGGCGCTGGCCACTCGGACGCACGCACTCGAATCATTCCTCGAGGATCGATGGGACGAGCATCCGACGCGCCCGGAGATCACGGGCAGCCCCGAAGTCTACCTGCACGGCCATTGCCACGAGAAGGCCCTGCGTGGCATCGGCAACGCGACCAGCCTGCTCGAACGTTTTGCGACCGTCCACACGGCCGACGTCACCTGCTGCGGCATGGCAGGCTCGTTCGGATTTACCAGGGACCGCTACGACCTGTCGATGAAGATCGGCGAACTGGGCGCACTGCCCAACGCACGTGAGGCGCACGAGGCTGGCCAGGCCGTGCTCGCGTCGGGCACGAGCTGCCGACACCAGATGCACGACGGCGCCAATTTGAAAGCAATGCACCCAGCCGAGTGGCTCGATCGGATCATCGGTTCGGAGTAG
- the rpiA gene encoding ribose-5-phosphate isomerase RpiA: MADGTTPTNQPTEAARLAATQSESDALARAAVADIQPGMVVGLGTGRTARRAIAALAGRIIAEQLDITCVSTSEASSAYALELGVKVREFATIEHVDYLFDGADEVDPQLRMLKGAGGAMTRERLVATAAARRVYLVEEEKLVDHLGERTPLAIAVMAFGLASIRANLRTLGLSGVLRRSMDGTLYVTDNGNLILDVQLHGGSSNDDGHNYERLAAALNNTPGVIEHGLFLTEATEVLVRRDDGSIERLLRPPMAE, from the coding sequence TTGGCTGATGGAACCACGCCCACCAACCAGCCCACCGAAGCCGCCCGCCTGGCCGCCACGCAGAGCGAGAGCGACGCGCTCGCACGCGCCGCCGTCGCCGACATCCAGCCGGGCATGGTCGTGGGCCTGGGCACCGGTCGCACCGCACGCCGCGCCATCGCCGCCCTGGCCGGGCGCATCATCGCCGAGCAGTTGGACATCACCTGCGTGTCCACGAGCGAGGCCAGCAGCGCGTATGCGCTGGAGCTTGGCGTCAAGGTCCGCGAGTTCGCCACCATCGAGCACGTCGACTACCTCTTCGACGGAGCCGACGAGGTCGACCCCCAGCTACGCATGCTCAAGGGCGCGGGCGGGGCCATGACCCGCGAACGCCTGGTCGCCACCGCCGCCGCACGACGCGTGTACCTGGTCGAAGAAGAGAAGCTCGTCGATCACCTGGGCGAGCGCACGCCGCTGGCCATCGCCGTGATGGCGTTCGGCCTGGCCTCGATCCGCGCCAACCTGCGCACCCTGGGCCTCTCGGGCGTCCTCCGCCGAAGCATGGACGGTACCCTCTACGTCACCGACAACGGCAACCTCATCCTCGACGTGCAGCTCCACGGAGGCAGCAGCAACGACGACGGGCACAACTACGAGCGACTGGCCGCCGCCCTGAACAACACGCCGGGCGTCATCGAGCACGGCCTGTTCCTGACCGAGGCCACCGAGGTCCTGGTCCGCCGCGACGACGGCAGCATCGAACGCCTGCTGCGTCCGCCGATGGCCGAATAG